The Gorilla gorilla gorilla isolate KB3781 chromosome 11, NHGRI_mGorGor1-v2.1_pri, whole genome shotgun sequence genome contains the following window.
tttcaggAATCTTTATGGATAGCAGTTAACCATTTTTCTTTGGATTCTTTTGAATATTTCAAGAATATAGTTAATGCCAGGTTAGAAATTTGCTGATtgaggaaataataataaatttgtttctgaaaatatttttataaataataatgcatTTTGCCTGTGTTAGGTAATGACAGTTGTAGCCTTTCACCATGGATAATTGAATAATCCTGAAACACCAACTGGAGAGAGTCATAACTTATTAAAGATTCCTAATGTTTACAGAATATATTCTGTTATTAAACGagtatttgaaaaagatactatTTTGCTTATTGATGAGAGTAAAACACCTTTTCACTTTACATGCAGGTACTCAAAAATTGTAAAGCAGGATGTCAGTGAATTTGAATTCTGAACGTCAGTTTGAAGATGGTAACATGTTTAGTATATAAATCTTTTCCACTCAAACCATACATTTTAattgatattaataattaatatgaataattttataaagaccttcaaatttttttaagtaacattAGGTTCCTTATTAGGAGAGCATATTATTACGCTGTTTTTAGAAGCAGTTTGACAAATAgtgattgtgtttgtttttacaaatggtgaatcagttagaaaaataaaacttcagtttATTTAGCCATTATCATTTACATTAAAACaatatgttttcaaataatataattGGCATCAAGTGATACACTTTTTCatacttttagttttgttttaattcaaaatttataaTAGTTGACcataatgctttattttctttttcattttgctattttatgaaaAATCATGGTCGTTTTTATGTCGTGGCAAGAGTCTACTTGAaattttttaatatgaatttaCCAATATCAAAGGAAGACACTGAGGACTATACTCTATCTAGGAAGATCATCCAAGCTGTGCCCCACTTACCTTTTAGACTTAAGGTTGGTAAGCATGTTAACAACAGAATAGAACTGcattcaaatgaaaaataaaatgtaagatcCAGCGGACATAGGTTACTGTAATAAATACATTACATTGGGAATTATTTCTTAGTAGTGGCGCGAAGAGTGCTGATTCTTTCAACACTTTAGCCAGAATCAccttttttgtttcccttttagtCCAAAATACATGCTTAGATTGATGATTGATACACATAATTGAATCAAGTTGCAATGTTTCTGTCTTACACCATGCTCACTGTTTTTTTCAGCTGCCTCTGGAGACGTACAAACATACCAGATTCGCACAGCACCCACTAGCACTATTGCCCCTGGAGTTGTTATGGCATCCTCCCCAGCACTTCCTACACAGCCTGCTGAAGAAGCAGCACGAAAGAGAGAGGTCCGTCTAATGAAGAACAGGTACAAATACTGCATTTACTTAGATTGTTATGGGTTAAGTGTGTCTTCACATTCTGCTGGATGTGTATCTTTACATCTACTGGTAATAGGATCTTtgcattggattttttttttccagcagaaTTAATCGATCTtgctaaattttctttatttaataagcTGCACTTATAAGATAGCTATATGATTATGGGTCAATCTTTGATCGTGGAGTAGTTTTCTTTCATGCAGTTTCCCCACAGGAGATTTAATGCACAACTTACCTATGTCTGCACTCCAACCAGTTAGCCAGGTTATTTAAAAATGGTTTCTTTTCATGTATAGTATTGTTCAAGAAGATCAGGagtttcatatatgtatattaactgTGTGTTAAATTTTATCTATATTAAATTTACTTGATATAAAGTAAATGTATGGTGGCCAGTTCATGTTTTAATGAATAATATCTTTactcaaaataataacattttaacaCCTAAAGATTCTTCAAAAATATGTTAATTCTAAGAATACCATGTTACggacaaaaatcttaaaatatactCTTCAAAAAAATGCTACGTTCAAAATCTGTGAAATGTTGGTAAAGCAATTCTCAGAAAGTAACTTTATTGCTGTAAATGATTTTGCcgtcaaaaacaataaaaataagttacTAAATATTGGTTTAGAACTTTCATATAGAAGTGACCgagacaaacaaaagaaaatgaaaataagtttatgtaaaggtttaaaaagtttgaaattagTGAAAGTATCTCACTGTTCATCCCAGGATACTTCAAACACTGATAAAGTGAAAGAAGCAGGGCTTCTAAGTCCTAGCCCTATCCCTCCATTTTGGGAGAAGGTATTAACCTTCTGTACCTCAGTTTTGTAAAATGGGATTCCAGCACACACCCAAAGTATTGTTGTAAGAGTCAAGTAAGAGAATTCCTTTGAAAGCACTTTGTAACTGTAGTGCTCTGTTGAaatgggtttgtgtgtgtgtgcaatttcACAGCTCAGATCAGCTTTTTTGTTCCTAAAATATTCTTAGCTGTCACAATGTTAGTAAATTATATCTAAACTCTGAGAAATGGCAGAGATTTTTCTGGGATATTAGAAAAAGGGTTGGAAACAAgccaagtgactttttttttttttctcccgagacgaagtcttgctctgtcacccaggcaggagtgcaatggtgcaatctcagctcactgcagcctccacctcctgggttcaagcaattctcctgcctcaacctcccgagtagctgggattacaggtgcccaccaccacgcctggctaattgttgtattagtagagacatgatttcactattttggccaggctggtctcaaactcttgaccttgtgatccaccgtcctcggccttccaaagtgctgggattacaggtatgagccatggtgcccagccctcAAGTGACTTTTATTTGTGCTCCATCCATCTGTGATTTTGAGTATTTAAGTTTTACTAAAGAGAAGCATAAAAGCTGCATTcataattcaaatatattttaaaatataaattaaaatctgtaaataaaaattaaaatattttcagtttttaaaaatgtttataaggaAACCTTTAACTTAAAATTAGAAGCAAGTCTGATCAAGAAGTCTCAAGCAAAGGCTGAGTAGTAATATTTAAGACAACACTGCTTACTAAAGAAAACAGTTCTAAGCAAACATAGGAGCAGAATCAAAAAATAAATCCTTTTGATTATAAAAAACAACAGAAGGACTTCTGTTTATGTCTATGTAGTTTGGCTATGTGGAACAAAATGTTTCCCCCCGTTGACTGGCAGACCAAatttcctttttgttctatttatttttctttcagatttatgACCACTGCCACCAACAAGTTAGGAACAGGGCACACATAACTACAGTTCCTACCAGGCTTTGCTTGCCTGAGATCTTCAGGGAAGCTACCTGACTTACCATGGACTCTTTCATAACATTACTTTACTTAGATATAGTTACCCTActctttaaaaaggaaacttcCCATTGATTCTGCCATAGTTCCTTTTCCCCTTCGTTACCAGATTACTGCTGCTTTTACTTTTTCAGCCTCCATTCACTGGAATCTGGCTTCTATGACTAGCATACCGCTCATATGTCTATAAAAAGGTACAAATTCCCTCCCACTTGGCAAATctagtattttctttcatttaattttaactcTATGGAGTATTTGACACTTTCGACTTCTCATTACTCTAAACTCTTCCTTGGCTTACTTCACCTGGTTTTCTGGctacttttcaaatttttcctTTGAACCTTCATCCATACCCATGTATTTCAGGCATTACTTTATATGCTGATACTTCCTAATTCTGTATATTCTGGCTTTGACCTTTCTGCCGAGTGCTATTTATTAAGCTccagtatatattattttattaattctacCTACAGTGAGGTAGAAGCTTATCCCCACTTTAGAGGAGGAGAAGGTAAATATcagaaaattcaaatattttgccaaaGGTCACACACTTTATGAGATTAGTAGAACTGAAATTTGAACCCATATCTGGCACCAAAGCCTGTAAACATGCTACTTCACTGATTCCAGTATGCAGCCATCTTCTGCTGTGCCTCTCAAACCAGAGCACATGGCAGTATGCTAGGGATGTGTAGCCTAAGGAGGTGAACGTGGAGTGCTTTCCTTGAATGTTCATTTTGCTAAAATATTTGAGAGAAATAAACcttatttttaaggtaaaataagagatttaaaagaaatttatacCAGCAGTGGTTTTGCTGCACCCCCAGAATCTCCATATTTGGTTTCCTCTTCTAGTGTGGCTATTTCAGTGGAAAAGTTAAGAGAAGCACACTCCTAAGCATGCTCACTAGGATGAATTTCCCTTATGCACGTCAAACACAGCCTATCTTAAAGTTTGATAGGAAAAGATTGTAATCCAAAAAATTCATCACTATCCAAATTGCCATTTATTTCAAGATGAAGGTAAGtggtaaaaattctaaaagaaagtgTAGACAGCTCTTCTGTTAATTTGTGTTGCTACAGTAACAACCACGAATCTCAGCGTCTTAAAATTTCTTCCTCACTTCTGTTACATTTTGGCAGCTGCAGGTCAGTTGCTGTGGCTCTCCTTCATATGCCCATCTGGGTCTAGGATCCTGGACTAGATAGAGCAGCACCTCTTTGAGAAAAGGGCAATGCTTTTGAAAGCATTTGCATGATTTTGGTGAACGTTACATCTACTCGTGATCTGTTAGCCACAGCACAGGCAAGGACAAGCCCAAAGTCAGTGGAGTGGGAATGAACTCTTCCTACAGGAAGTGGAGAGTGAAAAATTGTGAAAGTAATACAATCTATCACCTTTGCCTTTATGTAACTTTACATTGTAGGGGGATTTTAAAAGCAGATTCCCTAAAGGCAGAAGTAACAAAGGAAAAGGTTAAATGGATTTGACcatataaaactataaaccc
Protein-coding sequences here:
- the CREB1 gene encoding cyclic AMP-responsive element-binding protein 1 isoform X6; the protein is MSVNLNSERQFEDAASGDVQTYQIRTAPTSTIAPGVVMASSPALPTQPAEEAARKREVRLMKNREAARECRRKKKEYVKCLENRVAVLENQNKTLIEELKALKDLYCHKSD